In Chlorocebus sabaeus isolate Y175 chromosome 11, mChlSab1.0.hap1, whole genome shotgun sequence, one DNA window encodes the following:
- the PRICKLE1 gene encoding prickle-like protein 1 isoform X1, producing MQPLFDVLCLRNQALNFMPLEMEPKMSKLAFGCQRSSTSDDDSGCALEEYAWVPPGLRPEQIQLYFACLPEEKVPYVNSPGEKHRIKQLLYQLPPHDNEVRYCQSLSEEEKKELQVFSAQRKKEALGRGTIKLLSRAVMHAVCEQCGLKINGGEVAVFASRAGPGVCWHPSCFVCFTCNELLVDLIYFYQDGKIHCGRHHAELLKPRCSACDEIIFADECTEAEGRHWHMKHFCCLECETVLGGQRYIMKDGRPFCCGCFESLYAEYCETCGEHIGVDHAQMTYDGQHWHATEACFSCAQCKASLLGCPFLPKQGQIYCSKTCSLGEDVHASDSSDSAFQSARSRDSRRSVRMGKSSRSADQCRQSLLLSPALNYKFPGLSGNADDTLSRKLDDLSLSRQGTSFASEEFWKGRVEHETPEDPEEWADHEDYMTQLLLKFGDKSLFQPQPNEMDIRASEHWISDNMVKNKTELKQNNQSLASKKYQSDMYWAQSQDGLGDSAYGSHPGPASSRRLQELDLDHGASGYNHDETQWYEDSLECLSDLKPEQSVRDSMDSLALSNITGASVDGESKPRPSLYSLQNFEEMETEDCEKMSNMGTLNSSMLHRSAESLKSLSSELCPEKILPEEKPVHLPVLRRSKSQSRPQQVKFSDDVIDNGNYDIEIRQPPMSERTRRRVYHFEERGSRSHHHRRRRSRKSRSDNALNLVTERKYSPKDRLRLYTPDNYEKFIQNKSAREIQACIQNADLYGQYAHATSDYGLQNPGMNRFLGLYGEDDDSWCSSSSSSSDSEEEGYFLGQPIPQPRPQRFAYYTDDLSSPPSALPTPQFGQRTTKSKKKKGHKGKNCIIS from the exons AGTATGCCTGGGTTCCCCCGGGCCTGAGACCAGAGCAG ATCCAGCTCTATTTTGCTTGCTTACCAGAGGAAAAGGTTCCTTACGTTAACAGCCCTGGAGAGAAGCATCGGATTAAACAGCTTTTGTACCAGTTACCACCACATGATAATGAG GTGCGGTATTGCCAGTCTTTGagtgaagaggagaaaaaagaattgcAGGTTTTCAGTGCTCAGCGGAAGAAAGAAGCACTGGGAAGAGGAACAATTAAGCTTCTGTCCAGAGCAGTCATGCATGCTGTGTGTGAGCAG TGTGGGTTGAAGATAAACGGAGGTGAAGTTGCAGTGTTTGCCTCCCGCGCGGGCCCTGGCGTGTGCTGGCACCCATCCTGTTTTGTCTGCTTCACGTGCAATGAGCTGCTGGTCGACCTCATCTATTTTTATCAGGATGGAAAAATTCACTGTGGCAGGCACCAtgcagaactgctcaaaccacggTGCTCGGCATGTGACGAG ataatttttgCTGATGAGTGCACAGAAGCTGAGGGTCGCCATTGGCACATGAAGCACTTCTGCTGCCTTGAGTGTGAAACGGTCCTGGGAGGACAGAGGTATATCATGAAGGATGGCCGCCCCTTCTGCTGTGGCTGTTTTGAGTCTCTCTATGCGGAGTACTGTGAAACCTGTGGGGAACATATTG GTGTGGACCATGCGCAGATGACCTATGATGGGCAGCACTGGCACGCCACAGAAGCATGCTTTTCTTGTGCCCAGTGTAAAGCCTCTTTGTTGGGATGTCCCTTCCTTCCCAAACAGGGTCAGATTTACTGCTCAAAAACGTGCAGTCTCGGTGAAGACGTCCATGCCTCTGATTCTTCCGACTCTGCATTTCAGTCAGCTCGATCAAGAGACTCCCGAAGAAGTGTCCGAATGGGCAAGAGCAGCCGGTCAGCAGATCAGTGTAGACAGTCTCTCCTCTTATCGCCCGCTCTGAACTACAAGTTTCCTGGCCTCTCAGGCAATGCTGATGACACCCTCTCTCGAAAATTGGATGATCTGAGTCTCTCCAGGCAAGGAACAAGTTTTGCCAGTGAAGAATTTTGGAAAGGCAGAGTAGAGCATGAAACTCCAGAAGACCCTGAAGAATGGGCTGATCATGAAGATTATATGACGCAGCTCCTCCTCAAGTTTGGTGATAAAAGCCTCTTTCAGCCACAGCCCAATGAGATGGATATTCGAGCCAGTGAGCACTGGATATCTGATAACATGGTTAAAAATAAGACCGAGTTAAAGCAAAATAACCAGAGCCTTGCAAGTAAAAAATACCAGTCTGATATGTACTGGGCACAGTCACAAGATGGCCTGGGTGATTCTGCTTATGGCAGCCACCCAGGCCCTGCAAGCAGTAGAAGGCTCCAGGAATTGGATCTGGACCATGGGGCTTCAGGGTATAATCATGATGAAACACAGTGGTATGAAGATTCCCTGGAGTGTCTGTCAGACCTGAAACCAGAGCAAAGTGTTCGGGATTCAATGGATTCTTTGGCATTGTCCAATATCACAG GGGCTTCAGTGGATGGAGAAAGCAAGCCAAGGCCATCATTATATTCGCTGCAAAATTTTGAGGAGATGGAAACAGAAGATTGTGAGAAGATGAGCAATATGGGAACTTTGAACTCTTCCATGCTGCACAGGAGTGCAGAGTCCTTAAAGAGTCTAAGTTCAGAGTTGTGTCCAGAGAAAATCCTGCCTGAAGAGAAACCAGTACATCTGCCAGTGCTCAGAAGGTCCAAGTCTCAGTCCAGACCACAGCAGGTCAAGTTTTCCGATGATGTCATCGACAATGGGAACTATGACATTGAAATCCGGCAGCCTCCGATGAGTGAAAGGACTCGGAGACGCGTCTACCATTTTGAAGAGAGGGGATCCAGGTCTCATCACCACCGCCGCAGGAGAAGTAGAAAGTCACGCTCCGACAATGCCCTGAATCTTgttacagaaagaaaatactcTCCCAAGGACAGACTGAGGCTGTACACCCCCGATAACTATGAGAAATTTATACAGAATAAAAGTGCCCGGGAGATCCAAGCATGCATCCAGAATGCTGATCTTTACGGACAGTACGCCCATGCCACTTCCGATTACGGCCTGCAGAACCCAGGAATGAATCGGTTTCTGGGACTCTATGGCGAGGATGATGATTCCTGgtgttcttcctcttcctcctcttccgaCTCGGAAGAAGAAGGATATTTTCTTGGACAACCAATCCCTCAACCCCGGCCACAGAGATTTGCCTACTATACAGATGACCTTTCTAGTCCACCGTCTGCACTTCCCACCCCTCAGTTTGGTCAGAGGACAACAAAATCCAAGAAGAAAAAGGGACACAAGGgcaaaaattgtattatttcttaa
- the PRICKLE1 gene encoding prickle-like protein 1 isoform X2 — protein sequence MPLEMEPKMSKLAFGCQRSSTSDDDSGCALEEYAWVPPGLRPEQIQLYFACLPEEKVPYVNSPGEKHRIKQLLYQLPPHDNEVRYCQSLSEEEKKELQVFSAQRKKEALGRGTIKLLSRAVMHAVCEQCGLKINGGEVAVFASRAGPGVCWHPSCFVCFTCNELLVDLIYFYQDGKIHCGRHHAELLKPRCSACDEIIFADECTEAEGRHWHMKHFCCLECETVLGGQRYIMKDGRPFCCGCFESLYAEYCETCGEHIGVDHAQMTYDGQHWHATEACFSCAQCKASLLGCPFLPKQGQIYCSKTCSLGEDVHASDSSDSAFQSARSRDSRRSVRMGKSSRSADQCRQSLLLSPALNYKFPGLSGNADDTLSRKLDDLSLSRQGTSFASEEFWKGRVEHETPEDPEEWADHEDYMTQLLLKFGDKSLFQPQPNEMDIRASEHWISDNMVKNKTELKQNNQSLASKKYQSDMYWAQSQDGLGDSAYGSHPGPASSRRLQELDLDHGASGYNHDETQWYEDSLECLSDLKPEQSVRDSMDSLALSNITGASVDGESKPRPSLYSLQNFEEMETEDCEKMSNMGTLNSSMLHRSAESLKSLSSELCPEKILPEEKPVHLPVLRRSKSQSRPQQVKFSDDVIDNGNYDIEIRQPPMSERTRRRVYHFEERGSRSHHHRRRRSRKSRSDNALNLVTERKYSPKDRLRLYTPDNYEKFIQNKSAREIQACIQNADLYGQYAHATSDYGLQNPGMNRFLGLYGEDDDSWCSSSSSSSDSEEEGYFLGQPIPQPRPQRFAYYTDDLSSPPSALPTPQFGQRTTKSKKKKGHKGKNCIIS from the exons AGTATGCCTGGGTTCCCCCGGGCCTGAGACCAGAGCAG ATCCAGCTCTATTTTGCTTGCTTACCAGAGGAAAAGGTTCCTTACGTTAACAGCCCTGGAGAGAAGCATCGGATTAAACAGCTTTTGTACCAGTTACCACCACATGATAATGAG GTGCGGTATTGCCAGTCTTTGagtgaagaggagaaaaaagaattgcAGGTTTTCAGTGCTCAGCGGAAGAAAGAAGCACTGGGAAGAGGAACAATTAAGCTTCTGTCCAGAGCAGTCATGCATGCTGTGTGTGAGCAG TGTGGGTTGAAGATAAACGGAGGTGAAGTTGCAGTGTTTGCCTCCCGCGCGGGCCCTGGCGTGTGCTGGCACCCATCCTGTTTTGTCTGCTTCACGTGCAATGAGCTGCTGGTCGACCTCATCTATTTTTATCAGGATGGAAAAATTCACTGTGGCAGGCACCAtgcagaactgctcaaaccacggTGCTCGGCATGTGACGAG ataatttttgCTGATGAGTGCACAGAAGCTGAGGGTCGCCATTGGCACATGAAGCACTTCTGCTGCCTTGAGTGTGAAACGGTCCTGGGAGGACAGAGGTATATCATGAAGGATGGCCGCCCCTTCTGCTGTGGCTGTTTTGAGTCTCTCTATGCGGAGTACTGTGAAACCTGTGGGGAACATATTG GTGTGGACCATGCGCAGATGACCTATGATGGGCAGCACTGGCACGCCACAGAAGCATGCTTTTCTTGTGCCCAGTGTAAAGCCTCTTTGTTGGGATGTCCCTTCCTTCCCAAACAGGGTCAGATTTACTGCTCAAAAACGTGCAGTCTCGGTGAAGACGTCCATGCCTCTGATTCTTCCGACTCTGCATTTCAGTCAGCTCGATCAAGAGACTCCCGAAGAAGTGTCCGAATGGGCAAGAGCAGCCGGTCAGCAGATCAGTGTAGACAGTCTCTCCTCTTATCGCCCGCTCTGAACTACAAGTTTCCTGGCCTCTCAGGCAATGCTGATGACACCCTCTCTCGAAAATTGGATGATCTGAGTCTCTCCAGGCAAGGAACAAGTTTTGCCAGTGAAGAATTTTGGAAAGGCAGAGTAGAGCATGAAACTCCAGAAGACCCTGAAGAATGGGCTGATCATGAAGATTATATGACGCAGCTCCTCCTCAAGTTTGGTGATAAAAGCCTCTTTCAGCCACAGCCCAATGAGATGGATATTCGAGCCAGTGAGCACTGGATATCTGATAACATGGTTAAAAATAAGACCGAGTTAAAGCAAAATAACCAGAGCCTTGCAAGTAAAAAATACCAGTCTGATATGTACTGGGCACAGTCACAAGATGGCCTGGGTGATTCTGCTTATGGCAGCCACCCAGGCCCTGCAAGCAGTAGAAGGCTCCAGGAATTGGATCTGGACCATGGGGCTTCAGGGTATAATCATGATGAAACACAGTGGTATGAAGATTCCCTGGAGTGTCTGTCAGACCTGAAACCAGAGCAAAGTGTTCGGGATTCAATGGATTCTTTGGCATTGTCCAATATCACAG GGGCTTCAGTGGATGGAGAAAGCAAGCCAAGGCCATCATTATATTCGCTGCAAAATTTTGAGGAGATGGAAACAGAAGATTGTGAGAAGATGAGCAATATGGGAACTTTGAACTCTTCCATGCTGCACAGGAGTGCAGAGTCCTTAAAGAGTCTAAGTTCAGAGTTGTGTCCAGAGAAAATCCTGCCTGAAGAGAAACCAGTACATCTGCCAGTGCTCAGAAGGTCCAAGTCTCAGTCCAGACCACAGCAGGTCAAGTTTTCCGATGATGTCATCGACAATGGGAACTATGACATTGAAATCCGGCAGCCTCCGATGAGTGAAAGGACTCGGAGACGCGTCTACCATTTTGAAGAGAGGGGATCCAGGTCTCATCACCACCGCCGCAGGAGAAGTAGAAAGTCACGCTCCGACAATGCCCTGAATCTTgttacagaaagaaaatactcTCCCAAGGACAGACTGAGGCTGTACACCCCCGATAACTATGAGAAATTTATACAGAATAAAAGTGCCCGGGAGATCCAAGCATGCATCCAGAATGCTGATCTTTACGGACAGTACGCCCATGCCACTTCCGATTACGGCCTGCAGAACCCAGGAATGAATCGGTTTCTGGGACTCTATGGCGAGGATGATGATTCCTGgtgttcttcctcttcctcctcttccgaCTCGGAAGAAGAAGGATATTTTCTTGGACAACCAATCCCTCAACCCCGGCCACAGAGATTTGCCTACTATACAGATGACCTTTCTAGTCCACCGTCTGCACTTCCCACCCCTCAGTTTGGTCAGAGGACAACAAAATCCAAGAAGAAAAAGGGACACAAGGgcaaaaattgtattatttcttaa